The DNA segment TCTTTCCCTGCAATGTTTGATCCAAGTCAACTGCCATTGATGGTTTCTTGCCGGAGGATCCAGTATATTTTTGAATTTCTGGGATATTCTCTCTCACTGATAAGCGGCTAAGCACTTTGGTCCACTCTTGTTCAGGAGGGCTGAACGCGCAGTGTTCGCCGCGAGAAGGGAGATTTGTAGGAAAGCATTCCTTTTGCCAGCCACTGAGGCTCGCTGACGACTGCGGCATCTCCGGGTTCAGCAGTTGAGTATCGCTATCCGATTCTTCCCATTCTTGGCTACGCGTGACAGAATATGGTGTCTGCCAGATGGTCGTATCCTGTGAGAAGTTAGCCTGCTCGTCCCTGTAATCTGCGACCACTGACTGCATCAACTTTTTAATCACCTGATTTAACGTCGGCCAAGCACCCAAGCTATAAGTCGGCTCTTGCAGAATGCCAAACCACGCGTCGGTAAGTGACACCCATAATTGCTCGAATGATGCCAGCTCCTCCTGCAGTTCCAGAGGCAACTCTTCCAGTTTCAGCGGACTTACAGCTATTGACGCTGTCTGGCTCACTGGCGGTTGGTAGTTTGCACATGCCATTTCACTGATAAGCGGCAAAGCTCTTTGGTCCACTCTTGTTCCTGACTCGGTGACTGGCGTTCTAAGCCACAGCTGCTGATTGTCAGCGCTTGGTGCCCACCCAGGCCATAGCTCCTCCACGTTTCTCTGTCTCATCATTGCATCCAAAGGTGGTTCTCGGTAGGAATAGACGCCACTCGGATATAAGGCGCCTTGCCGCGCACATGTGGTTTCTGTATACGGTCCACTGGGGTGTTGACGAAACAACTGTTCTTCCTGCCAGTGTCCAAGTTGCTCCGGTGCCAAGGCGTAAGGTCCGGCACGCACGCTCCCGTAAGGAGCACATGGCTGTTGGAAATGCTCTCTTTCCTGCCTTGCTTTAAAGGAACGATACAAGTGTTCATATTGAGCCCTGTAAGGTGTGTTTGGTTGATGAATGACTTGTTCGTCTCGTCGGCATGCCGAACTAGCATAATGGGTTTCCACGCAGGATGGCGGATGACGAACGGCGCCCTGGAAATTTCCATACGACTGCTTCCCCGGTCGAGTTTGCACTCGCGGCACGCATGAATACAAATTAAGTGGACGTGAGTTCCGCTGTGACATGGTCCTGAATGGCTGATGACG comes from the Dermacentor silvarum isolate Dsil-2018 chromosome 9, BIME_Dsil_1.4, whole genome shotgun sequence genome and includes:
- the LOC119464867 gene encoding uncharacterized protein LOC119464867 codes for the protein MEGQRRPKTIRGRGPARPSHLGPLIPAYANTEEELRHQPFRTMSQRNSRPLNLYSCVPRVQTRPGKQSYGNFQGAVRHPPSCVETHYASSACRRDEQVIHQPNTPYRAQYEHLYRSFKARQEREHFQQPCAPYGSVRAGPYALAPEQLGHWQEEQLFRQHPSGPYTETTCARQGALYPSGVYSYREPPLDAMMRQRNVEELWPGWAPSADNQQLWLRTPVTESGTRVDQRALPLISEMACANYQPPVSQTASIAVSPLKLEELPLELQEELASFEQLWVSLTDAWFGILQEPTYSLGAWPTLNQVIKKLMQSVVADYRDEQANFSQDTTIWQTPYSVTRSQEWEESDSDTQLLNPEMPQSSASLSGWQKECFPTNLPSRGEHCAFSPPEQEWTKVLSRLSVRENIPEIQKYTGSSGKKPSMAVDLDQTLQGKSTELASANFGKVEVNVMESRNPAITTQRDAQQSHNPLVECEMPLLDITFETHSDNPSPALAQEASMTKPQNRERSGQGTKRPLRKNRLKKAASLAPG